Proteins from a single region of Orcinus orca chromosome 20, mOrcOrc1.1, whole genome shotgun sequence:
- the PIEZO1 gene encoding piezo-type mechanosensitive ion channel component 1 isoform X4, with product MEPHVLGAVLYWLLLPFVLLAACLFRINALSLVYLLFLLLLPWFPGPSGHSIPGHTGRLLRALLGFSLLFLAAHLTFQICLHTVPHLDQLLGPSCSTWDTVSRHIGVTRLDLQDVPNAIRLVAPDLGVLAASSLCLGVCGRRTRTARRSQRAQEPDHDNGGVDTGSLVGLQEAPALTHKRRSWLAARFRITAHWLLVAAGRTLAVVLLALAGIAHPSAFSSVYFLLFLTVCTWWACHFPISPLGFSALCVTVGCFGAGHLLCLYCYQTPLAQSMLPPASIWARVFGLKDFVPPPNCSSPNALVLNTSHEWPVYVSPGILLLLCYTVTSLLKLQARWPADRGKEAAGGDMELEVELTEVEQRPQGQAGAPATREEEATQHTMPVPPDREDNCIVHDLTGHSPVQQRPAHPRLTGPKETSPLHGLGHLIMDQSYVCALIAMMVWSITYHSWLTFVLLLWACLIWTVRSRHQMAMLCSPFILLYGLALCSLRYVWAMDLRPELPTALGPVSLRQLGLEHTRYPCLDLGAMLLCTLTFWLLLRQFVKEKLLKRARDPVALMEVTVAAAEPTQTRTLLRSLGELVRGVYAKYWVYVCGGMFIMVSFAGRLVVYKIVYMLLFLLCLTLFQVYYSLWRKLLKAFWWLVVAYTMLVLVAVYTFQFQDFPAYWRNLTGLTDEQLGDLGLEQFSVSELFSSILVPGFFLLACILQLHYFHRPFMQLTDPEHRPPPSARTLRWAHRQDTVSGTPLLQQEEEEAAPRDEGLGVAGPHQAIQVPEASKWGLVAERLLDLAAGFSDVLTRAQVLTRRLLELHVFKMVALYTVWVALNEVSVLNFLLVVLWAFALPYPRFRPMASCLATVWTCIIIVCKMLYQLKVVSPHEYASNCTEPFPNSTNLQKTEIHESLLYRGPIDPANWFGVRKGFPNLGYIQSHLQILLLLVFEAVVYRCQDYHRRRRQLAPLPAQAVCADGTRQQLDRDLPSCLKYFVNFFFYKFGLEICFLMAVNVIGQRMNFMVILHGCWLVAVLTRRRREAIARLWPSYCLFLALFLLYQYLLCLGIPPALCIDYPWRWSRAIPMNSALIRWLYLPDFFSAPNATNLINDVLLLLCASQQWQVFLAERTEEWQHVAGINTDDLELLQGEPNPVPNFIHCRSYLDMLKVAVFRYLFWLVLVVVFVTGATRVSIFGLGYLLACFYLLLFGTSLQQKDTRTRLVLWDCLILYNVTVIVSKNMLSLLSCVFVEQMQSSFCWVIQLFSLVCTVKGYYNPKEMLGRDQDCLLPVEEAGVLWDSVCFLFLLLQRRVFLSYYFLHVRAELRATALQASRGFGLYNAANLKTIELHRRAEEKSLAQLKRQMERIRAKQEKHRQSRARRGHPQGSLDPSQESGPGSARGSSPRPQWWRSWLDHATVIHSGDYFLFESDSEEEEEVQPEDAQQSAQSAFQMAYQAWVTNAQMVLHQQRQEQAGPLPTGGDPSQEAELAEGLEDEVAGRSHVMQRVLSTMQFLWVLGQALVDELTRWLHDFTRHHRATSDVLRAERYLLTQELLRGGEVRRDVLDQLYASEAEMIRDALSTPSSGLGAEEPQSSVTEDISSPLSASCNTQSSGEEMVTEPRASLHGSRELPTSGRARMRTASELLLDRCLHIPELEEAERFAAGQGRVLRLLEAVYQCVAAHSELLCYFVIILNHMVTASAASLMLPVLVFLWAMLSIPRPSKRFWMTAIIFTEVTVVAKYLFQFGFFPWNSYAVLRRYENKPYFPPRILGLEKSDSYIQYDLPQLMVLFFHRAQLLCYGLWDHDEDPVPKERDRGGGKDKAAEEEPALLGPQGEPGVARAPTEDDIPVEAKDGSPEPRDERRVSLRLRKRKKESTGPRGREATESEDDKEVGAEAAAAESEERQSRHCTRARALGLQLQSFCLSLARSVYWPVRRFFHDILHTKYRAATDVYALMFLADVVDFVIIMFGFWAFGKHSAATAITSSLSDDQVPEAFLVMLLIQFGTMVVDRALYLRKTVLGKLAFQVVLVLAVHLWMFFILPAVTERMFSQNAVAQLWYFVKCIYFALSAYQIRCGYPTRILGNFLTKKYNHLNLFLFQGFRLVPFLVELRAVMDWVWTDTTLSLSNWMCVEDIYANIFIIKCSREMEKKYPQPKGQKKKKVVKYGMGGLIILFLVAIIWFPLLFMSLVRSVVGVVNQPTDVTVTLKLGGYEPLFTMSAQQPSIVPFTHQAYEELSKQFDPHPLAMQFISQYSPEDIVTAQIEGSSGALWRISPPSRAQMKRELYNGTADITLRFTWNFQRCVPGQERPGWRGGGARPWGVTPRAVVGTWPRAARWSTPTRSTPWAWPPTAPPGGSWPACWRAPQTSPCEWGLGAGGPREGWAGPDLLASSRRVIPHLFPKYIRAPNGPEANPVKQLQPNEEADYLGVRIQLRRERVGSGAAGFLEWWVIELQDCQADCNLLPMVIFSDKVSPPSLGFLAGYGIMGLYVSIVLVIGKFVRGFFSEISHSIMFEELPCVDRILKLCQDIFLVRETRELELEEELYAKLIFLYRSPETLIAWTRDKD from the exons CCTGCCTCTTCCGCATCAACGCGCTCTCGCTGGTCTACCTGCTGTTTCTGCTCCTGCTGCCCTGGTTCCCGGGCCCCTCCGGGCACAGCATCCCAG GTCACACCGGCCGCCTCCTGCGAGCCCTGCTGGGTTTCAGCCTCCTCTTCCTGGCAGCCCACCTCACCTTCCAGATATGCCTGCACACCGTGCCCCACCTGGACCAGCTTCTGGGGCCGAGCT GCAGCACCTGGGACACCGTCTCCCGACACATTGGGGTCACGAG GCTGGACCTGCAGGACGTGCCGAACGCCATCCGCCTGGTGGCCCCCGACCTGGGTGTCCTGGCGGCCTCCTCCCTGTGCCTTGGCGTCTGCGGGCGCCGTACGCGGACGGCCCGGCGGAGCCAGCGCGCCCAGGAGCCG GACCATGATAATGGGGGCGTGGACACCGGCTCCCTGGTGGGGCTGCAGGAAGCCCCTGCACTGACCCACAAGCGGAGATCTTGGCTGGCCGCCCGGTTCCGGATCACAGCGCACTGGCTGCTGGTGGCCGCTGGGCGGACTCTGGCCGTAGTGCTCCTCGCGCTGGCAG GCATCGCCCACCCGTCAGCCTTCTCCAGCGTCTACTTCCTGCTGTTCCTGACCGTCTGCACCTGGTGGGCCTGCCACTTTCCCATCAGCCCCCTGGGCTTCAGCGCACTCTGCGTCACGGTGGGCTGCTTTGGCGCCGGCCATCTCCTCTGCCTCTACTGCTACCAGACGCCCCTCGCCCAGTCCATGCTCCCGCCTGCCAGCATCTGGGCCAG GGTGTTCGGGCTCAAGGACTTCGTGCCCCCCCCCAACTGCTCCAGCCCCAACGCGCTGGTCCTCAACACCAGCCATGAATGGCCCGTGTACGTGAGCCCCGGCATCCTGCTGCTGCTCTGCTACACCGTGACCTCGCTCCTGAAGCTGCAAGCGCGCTGGCCCGCGGACCGG GGGAAGGAGGCGGCCGGGGGCGACATGGAGCTGGAGGTGGAGCTGACCGAGGTGGAGCAGCGGCCCCAGGGCCAGGCCGGGGCTCCAGCCACCAGGGAGGAGGAGGCCACGCAG CACACGATGCCTGTGCCGCCGGACCGTGAGGACAACTGCATCGTGCACGACCTCACGGGCCACAGCCCTGTCCAGCAGCGGCCCG CGCACCCCAGGCTGACTGGGCCTAAGGAGACGTCTCCGTTGCACGGCCTGGGCCACCTCATCATGGACCAGAGCTACGTATGTGCCCTCATTGCCATGATG GTGTGGAGCATCACCTACCACAGCTGGCTGACCTTCGtgctgctgctctgggcctgtcTCATCTGGACCGTGCGTAGCCGCCACCAGATGGCCATGCTCTGCTCGCCTTTCATATTGCTCTACGGGCTGGCGCTCTGCAGCCTGCGCTACGTGTGGGCCATGGACCTGCGGCCCGAGCTGCCCACCGCCCTGGGCCCCGTCAGCCTGCGCCAGCTGGGACTGGAGCACACCCGCTACCCCTGCCTGGACCTGGGTGCCATG ctgcTGTGCACCCTCACCTTCTGGCTTCTGCTGCGCCAGTTTGTGAAGGAGAAGCTGCTGAAGAGGGCGCGGGACCCCGTGGCGCTGATGGAGGTCACTGTGGCCGCCGCAG AGCCCACCCAGACGCGGACGCTGCTGCGGAGCCTGGGGGAGCTGGTCAGGGGCGTGTACGCCAAGTACTGGGTCTACGTGTGCGGTGGCATGTTCATCATGGTCAGCTTCGCCGGCCGCCTTGTCGTGTACAAGATCGTCTACATGCTGCTCTTCCTGCTCTGCCTCACCCTCTTCCAG GTCTACTACAGCCTGTGGCGGAAGCTGCTCAAGGCGTTCTGGTGGCTGGTGGTGGCCTACACCATGCTGGTGCTGGTGGCCGTCTACACCTTCCAGTTCCAGGACTTCCCCGCCTACTGGCGCAACCTGACCGGCCTCACGGATGAGCA GCTGGGGGACCTGGGCCTGGAGCAGTTCAGCGTGTCCGAGCTCTTCTCTAGCATCCTGGTCCCGGGCTTCTTCCTGCTCGCCTGTATCCTGCAGCTGCACTACTTCCACAGGCCCTTTATGCAGCTCACCGACCCCGAGCACCGCCCCCCGCCCAGCGCCCGCACCCTGCGCTGGGCTCACAG GCAGGACACGGTGAGCGGGACCCCCCTGCTGCagcaagaggaagaggaggcggCACCCAGAGACGAGGGGCTGGGCGTGGCCGGCCCCCACCAGGCCATACAGGTCCCGGAGG ccaGCAAGTGGGGCCTGGTGGCTGAGCGGCTCCTGGACCTGGCCGCCGGCTTCTCGGATGTCCTCACCCGCGCGCAAGTGCTCACGCGGCGTCTGCTAGAGCTGCACGTCTTCAAGATGGTGGCCTTGTACACCGTGTGGGTGGCCCTGAATGAG GTGTCGGTGCTGAACTTCCTGCTGGTCGTGCTGTGGGCCTTCGCCCTGCCTTACCCCCGCTTCCGGCCCATGGCCTCCTGCCTGGCCACCGTGTGGACCTGTATCATCATCGTGTGCAAGATGCTGTACCAGCTCAAGGTCGTCAGCCCCCACGAGTACGCCAGCAACTGCACCGAG ccctttccCAACAGCACGAACCTGCAGAAGACGGAGATCCACGAGTCCTTGCTGTACCGCGGACCCATCGACCCCGCCAACTGGTTCGGGGTGCGGAAGGGCTTCCCGAACCTGGGCTACATCCAA AGCCACCTGCAgatcctgctgctgctggtgttCGAGGCCGTGGTGTACCGCTGCCAGGACTACCACCGCCGCCGGCGCCAGCTGGCCCCGCTGCCGGCCCAGGCTGTCTGCGCCGATGGTACCCGCCAGCAGCTGGACCGCGACCTGCCCAGCTGCCTCAAGTACTTCGTCAACTTCTTCTTCTACAAGTTCGGGCTGGAG ATCTGCTTCCTGATGGCCGTGAACGTGATTGGACAGCGCATGAACTTCATGGTCATCCTGCATGGCTGCTGGCTGGTGGCCGTCCTCACCCGCCGGCGCCGTGAGGCCATCGCCCGCCTCTGGCCCAGCTACTGCCTCTTCCTGGCACTCTTCCTGCTCTACCAGTACCTGCTGTGCCTGGGCATCCCCCCTGCCCTGTGCATTG ACTACCCGTGGCGCTGGAGCCGTGCTATCCCCATGAACTCTGCCCTGATCAGGTGGCTGTACCTGCCGGACTTCTTCAGTGCCCCCAACGCCACCAACCTCATCA ATGACGTCCTCCTGCTGCTCTGCGCCTCCCAGCAGTGGCAGGTGTTCTTGGCCGAGCGCACGGAGGAGTGGCAGCACGTGGCAGGCATTAACACTGATGACCTGGAGCTGCTGCAGGGGGAGCCCAACCCCGTGCCCAACTTCATCCACTGCAG GTCCTACCTCGACATGCTGAAGGTGGCCGTCTTCCGCTACCTCTTCTggctggtgctggtggtggtgtttGTCACGGGGGCCACACGCGTCAGCATCTTCGGGCTGGGCTACCTGCTGGCCTGCTTCTACCTGCTGCTGTTTGGCACCAGCCTGCAGCAGAAGGACACGCGCACCCGCCTTGTGCTATGGGACTGCCTCATTCTCTACAACGTCACCGTCATCGTCTCCAAGAACATGCTCTCG CTCCTGTCCTGCGTCTTCGTGGAGCAGATGCAGAGCAGCTTCTGCTGGGTCATCCAGCTCTTCAGCCTCGTGTGCACGGTCAAAGGCTACTACAACC CTAAGGAGATGCTGGGCCGCGACCAGGACTGCCTGCTGCCTGTGGAGGAGGCGGGCGTCCTGTGGGACAGCGTCTGCTTCCTATTCCTGCTGCTGCAGCGCCGCGTCTTCCTCAGCTATTACTTCCTGCACGTCCGAGCCGAGCTCCGCGCCACTGCCCTGCAGGCCTCCAG GGGCTTTGGCCTCTACAATGCTGCCAACCTCAAGACCATCGAGCTCCACCGCAGGGCGGAGGAGAAGTCGCTGGCCCAGCTGAAGAGACA GATGGAGCGCATCCGGGCCAAGCAGGAGAAGCACAGGCAGAGCCGGGCCAGGCGCGGCCACCCGCAGGGCTCCCTGGACCCCAGCCAGGAGTCAG GGCCCGGCAGTGCAAGGGGCTCCTCGCCACGGCCACAGTGGTGGCGATCCTGGCTGGACCACGCCACAG TCATCCACTCCGGGGACTACTTCCTGTTCGAGTCGGAcagcgaggaggaggaggaggtgcaGCCCGAGGACGCCCAGCAGTCAGCACAGAGCGCCTTCCAG ATGGCGTACCAGGCGTGGGTGACCAATGCCCAGATGGTGCTGCACCAGCAGCGGCAGGAGCAGGCAGGGCCGCTGCCCACGG GCGGTGACCCCAGCCAGGAGGCAGAGCTGGCAGAGGGCTTGGAGGATGAGGTAGCCG GCCGCAGCCACGTGATGCAGCGAGTGCTGAGCACCATGCAGTTCCTGTGGGTGCTGGGCCAGGCGCTCGTGGACGAGCTGACGCGCTGGCTGCACGACTTCACGCGGCACCACCGCGCCACGAGTGACGTGCTGCGTGCTGAGCGCTACCTGCTCACGCAGGAGCTGCTCCGG GGCGGAGAGGTGCGCCGGGACGTGCTGGACCAGCTGTATGCCAGTGAAGCTGAGATGATCCGTGATGCACTGAGCACCCCGTCCAG CGGGCTGGGGGCGGAGGAGCCACAGAGCAGCGTGACCGAGGACATCAGCAGCCCTCTGAGCGCCAGCTGTAACACCCAGAGCAGCGGCGAGGAGATGGTCACcgagcccagggcttccctgcacGGCTCCCGGGAGCTTCCCACCAGCGGCCGCGCCAGAATGCGCACAGCCAGCGAGCTGCTCCTGGACAG GTGCCTGCACATCCCGGAGCTGGAGGAGGCCGAGCGATTCGCGGCGGGACAGGGCCGCGTGCTGCGGCTGCTGGAGGCCGTGTACCAGTGTGTGGCCGCCCATTCGGAGCTGCTCTGCTACTTCGTCATCATCCTCAACCACATGGTCACCGCCTCGGCCGCCTCCCTGATGCTGCCCGTGCTGGTCTTCCTGTGGGCCATGCTGTCCATCCCACGGCCCAGCAAGCGCTTCTGGATGACGGCCATCATCTTCACCGAG GTCACGGTGGTCGCCAAGTACCTGTTCCAGTTCGGCTTCTTCCCCTGGAACAGCTACGCCGTGCTGCGGCGCTATGAAAACAAGCCCTACTTCCCGCCACGCATCCTGGGCCTGGAGAAGAGCGACAGCTACATCCAGTACGACCTGCCGCAGCTCATGGTGCTCTTCTTCCACCGCGCCCAGCTGCTG TGCTATGGCCTCTGGGATCACGACGAGGACCCTGTCCCGAAGGAGCGTGACAGGGGTGGTGGGAAGGACAAGGCGGCTGAGGAGGAGCCGGCCCTGCTGGGACCCCAGGGGGAGCCAGGGGTGGCCAGGGCCCCCACTGAGGACGACATCCCAGTGGAAGCAAAGGACGGGTCCCCAGAGCCCCGTGACGAGAGGCGCGTCAGCCTGCgtctcaggaagagaaagaaggagagcaCAGGACCCAGAGGACGGGAAGCCACTG AAAGCGAGGACGACAAGGAGGTGGGAGCAGAGGCGGCGGCTGCAGAGAGCGAGGAGAGGCAGAGCCGCCACTGCACAAGAGCGAGGGCCCTGGGGCTCCAGCTGCAGAGCTTCTGCCTGTCCCT GGCCCGGAGCGTGTACTGGCCTGTAAGGCGCTTCTTCCACGACATTCTGCACACTAAGTACCGCGCGGCCACCGACGTCTATGCTCTCATGTTCCTGGCCGACGTCGTCGACTTCGTCATCATCATGTTCGGATTCTGGGCCTTTGGG AAGCACTCGGCGGCCACAGCCATCACGTCCTCCCTGTCAGACGACCAGGTGCCAGAGGCCTTCTTGGTCATGCTGCTGATCCAGTTCGGCACCATGGTCGTCGACCGCGCCCTCTACCTGCGCAAGACCGTGCTGGGCAAGCTGGCCTTCCAGGTGGTCCTGGTGCTGGCCGTGCACCTGTGGATGTTCTTCATCCTGCCCGCCGTCACCGAGCG CATGTTCAGCCAGAACGCGGTGGCCCAGCTGTGGTACTTCGTCAAGTGCATCTACTTCGCCCTGTCCGCCTACCAGATCCGCTGCGGCTACCCCACCCGCATCCTCGGCAACTTCCTCACCAAGAAGTACAACCACCTGAACCTCTTCCTCTTCCAGGG GTTCCGGCTGGTACCATTCCTGGTGGAGCTGCGGGCTGTGATGGACTGGGTATGGACGGACACCACGCTGTCCCTGTCCAACTGGATGTGCGTGGAGGACATCTATGCCAACATCTTCATCATCAAGTGTAGCCGAGAGATGGAAAAG aaataCCCCCAGCCCAAGgggcagaagaagaagaaggtcgTCAAGTACGGCATGGGCGGCCTCATCATCCTGTTCCTCGTGGCCATCATCTGGTTCCCGCTGCTCTTCATGTCCCTCGTGCGGTCCGTGGTCGGCGTCGTCAACCAGCCCACTGACGTCACCGTCACCCTCAAGCTGGGTGGCTACGAG CCCCTGTTCACCATGAGCGCCCAGCAGCCGTCCATCGTGCCCTTCACGCACCAGGCCTACGAGGAGCTGTCCAAGCAGTTTGACCCCCACCCG CTGGCCATGCAGTTCATCAGCCAGTACAGCCCCGAGGACATCGTCACGGCGCAGATCGAGGGGAGCTCCGGGGCCCTTTGGCGCATCAGCCCACCAAGCCGGGCGCAGATGAAACGAGAACTGTACAACGGCACTGCCGACATCACCCTGCGCTTCACCTGGAACTTCCAGAGGTGCGTCCCGGGACAGGAGCGGCCGGGCtggaggggggggggggcacgCCCGTGGGGGGTCACACCTCGTGCTGTCGTAGGGACCTGGCCAAGGGCGGCACGGTGGAGTACACCAACGAGAAGCACACCCTGGGCCTGGCCCCCAACAGCACCGCCCGGAGGCAGCTGGCCAGCCTGCTGGAGGGCACCTCAGACCAGTCCGTGTGAGTGGGGCCTGGGGGCCGGGGGGCCGCgcgagggctgggctgggcctgaCCTGCTGGCCTCCTCCCGCAGGGTCATCCCCCACCTCTTCCCCAAGTACATCCGTGCCCCCAACGGGCCTGAAGCCAACCCCGTGAAGCAGCTGCAGCCCA ACGAGGAGGCCGACTACCTGGGCGTGCGCATCCAGCTGCGCAGGGAGCGCGTGGGCTCGGGGGCGGCTGGCTTCCTCGAGTGGTGGGTCATCGAGCTGCAGGACTGCCAGGCTGACTGCAACCTGCTGCCCATGGTCATCTTCAGCGACAAGGTCAGCCCGCCCAGCCTGGGCTTCCTGGCCGGCTACGG CATCATGGGGCTGTACGTGTCCAT